Proteins encoded by one window of Blastopirellula marina:
- a CDS encoding FIST N-terminal domain-containing protein — protein sequence MTKPQPKFAAALSVQDTTDAALAEAVKHALDQLAAPVDLAMVFLSPHHLEHADVVAKELTRLLGTQNLIGCTGESIIGESREAEDTPAISLWLAHLPQTTVVPMHLEFQRTPDGGSIVGWSDELPIDWPKDACTLAVAEPFSFPADLLLERINEDQPGIPVIGGIASASYQPGENRLIMGDRTFDGGGVLVYLHGNVRVRTIVSQGCRPIGDPFIITKAERNVIHELGGIPALKQLEAIYKTLPTTDQQLVSRGLHIGRVVDEYQSDRSQGDFIVRNVVGIEKETGSLMIGDYVKPGQTVQFHVRDEFSASAELKQLTAELKKNGSSPTSVLTFTCNGRGTRLFSEPHHDANCLKNAFGQIPNAGFFAAGEIGPVAGKNFLHGFTASVAVLEPLEEGAAD from the coding sequence ATGACGAAGCCGCAACCGAAGTTTGCCGCGGCACTCTCCGTTCAAGACACCACCGACGCCGCGCTGGCCGAAGCCGTGAAGCACGCGCTCGACCAACTGGCCGCGCCGGTCGATCTGGCGATGGTCTTTCTTTCGCCCCATCACCTGGAACATGCCGACGTCGTCGCGAAAGAATTGACGCGGCTGCTGGGGACGCAGAATCTCATAGGCTGCACGGGCGAATCGATCATTGGCGAGTCGCGCGAAGCGGAAGATACGCCAGCGATCAGCCTGTGGCTGGCTCACTTGCCGCAGACGACCGTCGTGCCAATGCACCTGGAATTTCAGCGCACTCCCGATGGGGGATCGATCGTCGGTTGGTCGGACGAGTTGCCAATCGATTGGCCAAAGGATGCGTGCACGCTAGCCGTTGCCGAGCCGTTCAGCTTTCCGGCTGACCTGCTACTGGAACGCATCAACGAAGATCAACCCGGAATCCCGGTGATTGGTGGGATTGCCAGTGCCAGCTATCAGCCTGGCGAAAATCGTTTGATCATGGGGGATCGCACGTTCGACGGTGGGGGTGTCTTGGTTTACCTGCATGGAAACGTGCGTGTGCGGACGATCGTTTCGCAAGGTTGCCGGCCCATCGGCGACCCGTTCATCATCACCAAGGCCGAACGCAACGTCATCCACGAGTTGGGCGGAATCCCGGCGCTGAAGCAGTTGGAAGCGATCTACAAGACATTGCCGACCACCGACCAGCAACTGGTTAGTCGCGGGCTGCACATCGGACGCGTCGTCGACGAGTACCAGTCAGATCGCAGCCAGGGGGACTTCATTGTTCGTAACGTGGTTGGGATCGAGAAAGAGACCGGCTCGCTGATGATCGGCGACTACGTGAAGCCTGGCCAGACGGTGCAGTTCCACGTGCGCGACGAGTTCTCGGCGTCGGCCGAGTTGAAGCAGTTGACGGCTGAACTGAAGAAGAACGGATCGTCGCCTACCTCGGTGCTGACGTTTACCTGCAATGGGCGCGGGACGCGACTGTTCAGCGAGCCCCATCACGATGCAAACTGTTTGAAGAACGCATTCGGACAGATCCCTAACGCAGGCTTCTTCGCCGCCGGCGAGATCGGCCCGGTGGCCGGAAAGAATTTCCTGCATGGCTTCACGGCCAGCGTCGCAGTGCTCGAACCGTTGGAAGAGGGTGCCGCCGATTAA
- a CDS encoding CoA-binding protein — MRRSQMVSKPTVAILGASAERSKYGNKSVRAHLERGYDVFPVNPRGGQIEGLKVYTSLKDIPVDQLDRISVYVPPQIGMKMVGDIAAKPAREVFFNPGSDSAELLEAARQRGIAPIQACSMISVGVTPHAFD; from the coding sequence ATGAGGAGATCGCAAATGGTGTCGAAGCCAACTGTGGCCATCTTGGGAGCAAGTGCGGAGCGTTCCAAATATGGGAACAAATCCGTCCGAGCTCATTTAGAACGCGGGTACGATGTTTTCCCGGTGAACCCAAGAGGGGGCCAGATCGAGGGTCTGAAGGTTTACACTTCTTTGAAGGACATCCCCGTCGATCAGTTGGATCGCATCAGCGTGTACGTTCCTCCGCAAATTGGCATGAAGATGGTAGGCGACATCGCTGCCAAGCCAGCTCGCGAAGTCTTCTTCAACCCAGGCAGCGACAGCGCTGAACTGCTGGAAGCCGCTCGTCAGCGTGGCATTGCTCCGATCCAGGCTTGCAGCATGATTAGCGTTGGCGTAACGCCTCACGCATTCGACTAG
- the thiS gene encoding sulfur carrier protein ThiS gives MKIRINEEERDVPEGASVADVVETLSLNPKFIAVEVNLELIPRGEHASHKLSAGDQLEVVTLVGGG, from the coding sequence ATGAAAATACGTATTAACGAAGAGGAACGCGACGTCCCCGAAGGAGCCTCGGTCGCGGATGTCGTCGAAACCCTTTCGCTGAACCCCAAATTCATCGCCGTGGAAGTCAACCTGGAACTCATTCCTCGCGGCGAGCACGCAAGTCATAAGTTGTCTGCTGGCGATCAGTTAGAAGTCGTGACCCTGGTAGGAGGTGGCTAA
- a CDS encoding thiazole synthase — MSVAETKTDDAPLVLGTHTLRSRLIVGTGKYDTLELMQQSLEASGSECVTVAVRREKLYDPTGRNLLDYIDFHRYTLLPNTAGCYNARDAVRTAKLGREILLGLENPGADWVKLEVLADTKTLLPDPVETVLACEQLVELGFQVLCYTTDDPVIAKRLKEVGATAVMPAGSPIGSGQGILNPNNIRICLEYLKGEDPDYPVIVDAGVGTASDVAFAMELGVDGVLLNTAIAHAKDPVRMAHAMRHATEAGRLAFQSGRIPRRLYASASSPEDGVIGRSRN, encoded by the coding sequence ATGAGTGTTGCCGAAACCAAGACCGACGATGCCCCGCTGGTCCTCGGCACGCACACGCTGCGCAGCCGTCTGATCGTGGGGACCGGCAAGTACGATACGCTGGAACTGATGCAGCAGTCACTTGAAGCTTCTGGCAGCGAGTGTGTGACCGTCGCTGTGCGTCGCGAGAAACTGTACGACCCGACAGGGCGCAATCTGCTGGACTACATCGACTTCCATCGCTACACGCTGCTACCCAACACGGCCGGCTGTTACAACGCCCGCGATGCGGTCCGCACCGCCAAGCTGGGGCGCGAGATCCTGCTGGGGCTCGAGAACCCCGGTGCCGACTGGGTGAAGCTGGAAGTGCTGGCCGACACCAAGACGCTGCTGCCAGACCCGGTCGAAACGGTTCTGGCCTGCGAGCAGCTTGTCGAACTGGGCTTCCAGGTACTGTGCTACACGACCGACGATCCGGTGATCGCCAAACGCTTGAAAGAAGTCGGCGCGACCGCCGTGATGCCGGCTGGCAGTCCGATTGGCTCGGGGCAGGGGATCTTGAATCCGAACAACATTCGGATCTGCCTGGAGTACCTCAAAGGAGAAGACCCAGACTACCCGGTGATCGTCGACGCTGGTGTTGGCACGGCCAGCGACGTAGCGTTTGCCATGGAACTGGGGGTCGATGGCGTGCTGCTCAACACAGCGATTGCCCATGCGAAAGATCCCGTGCGAATGGCTCACGCAATGCGGCATGCGACCGAAGCGGGACGCCTGGCGTTTCAGTCAGGGCGCATCCCTCGGCGTCTGTATGCTTCGGCCAGCAGCCCGGAAGATGGCGTGATCGGCCGCTCGCGCAACTGA
- a CDS encoding alpha/beta fold hydrolase has product MSQTLPIGDTSFHVRTAGEGSPLVLVHGFPLDHHMWDAVFEPLAEQHQVIAIDLRGFGQSDGYREIVPMEMFADDIAAILDAMEIAEQVNFAGLSMGGYIGWQMWQRHRDRLSRLILLDTRAIADDEVQARARRVAAEAVLSAGMDDVPMNMLPKLLAEGTFRDQPEVVSTMTEMILRQDPRAVAAAQRGMAQRPNVECWLPEITIPTLVISGEHDIISPPAEMKGFAAQIPGAQFVEIPGAGHMVPLEAPAAMCEAVLPFCRDLE; this is encoded by the coding sequence ATGAGTCAAACACTGCCAATCGGCGACACTTCGTTTCATGTTCGCACGGCAGGGGAGGGGAGTCCACTGGTGCTGGTGCATGGGTTTCCCTTGGACCATCACATGTGGGACGCCGTGTTCGAGCCGCTGGCCGAGCAGCACCAGGTGATTGCGATCGACCTGCGTGGCTTTGGGCAAAGCGATGGCTACCGCGAGATCGTCCCGATGGAGATGTTTGCCGACGATATCGCCGCAATTCTCGATGCGATGGAAATCGCCGAGCAAGTCAATTTCGCCGGCCTGAGCATGGGAGGCTATATCGGTTGGCAAATGTGGCAGCGTCATCGCGATCGACTAAGCCGCTTGATCCTGCTCGACACGCGGGCAATTGCCGACGACGAGGTGCAAGCCCGAGCCCGGCGTGTGGCCGCCGAAGCGGTGCTCTCGGCCGGCATGGATGACGTGCCGATGAACATGTTGCCAAAACTTCTCGCCGAGGGAACCTTCCGCGATCAACCAGAAGTGGTGAGCACGATGACCGAGATGATCTTGCGGCAAGATCCTCGCGCGGTCGCCGCCGCCCAGCGCGGCATGGCGCAGCGACCGAACGTCGAATGCTGGCTGCCGGAGATTACGATACCAACGCTGGTCATCAGCGGCGAGCACGACATCATCAGCCCGCCGGCAGAAATGAAAGGGTTCGCCGCCCAGATCCCAGGTGCCCAGTTCGTCGAGATTCCCGGAGCCGGACACATGGTTCCCCTGGAAGCCCCCGCAGCCATGTGCGAAGCCGTACTCCCCTTCTGCCGCGACCTCGAATAA
- a CDS encoding DUF2752 domain-containing protein — protein MSSSVVMPLEQDVPRPKWTFHIIMLSIAVTVTTLSFLLTTDGPTEVVIPWLNVPLPSTCSMQNMVGIDCPGCGLTRSFISLAHGKLDASLAFNPAGILIFGVVLFQIPYRIAQLWRLRRGQPAWNLNLPSLWIWGLIGVVLMGQWIVKFV, from the coding sequence GTGAGTTCTTCGGTCGTGATGCCGTTGGAACAGGATGTCCCGCGGCCGAAGTGGACCTTCCACATCATCATGCTAAGTATCGCCGTAACGGTGACGACACTGTCGTTCTTGCTGACCACCGACGGACCGACCGAGGTTGTCATCCCTTGGCTAAATGTCCCGCTTCCGTCGACGTGCAGCATGCAGAATATGGTCGGCATCGATTGCCCCGGCTGCGGCCTGACGCGTAGCTTCATCTCGCTGGCACACGGCAAGCTGGATGCCTCGCTGGCGTTCAACCCGGCAGGCATTCTCATCTTTGGGGTAGTTCTTTTTCAGATACCGTACCGCATCGCCCAACTCTGGCGACTGCGCCGCGGCCAGCCAGCTTGGAACTTAAACCTTCCCTCGCTCTGGATCTGGGGGCTGATTGGTGTCGTGCTGATGGGGCAGTGGATTGTGAAGTTCGTTTAG
- a CDS encoding response regulator: MADSYKILIADDNQANVELLEAYLAGVDCDTEIAVNGQDTLDKVASFQPDLILLDVMMPKLSGFEVCKQLKADPSTKGIMILMVTALNELGDIERAVAAGTDDFLSKPVNRIELTKRVENMLRLKNVENENERLRQYIEQMENSRS, encoded by the coding sequence ATGGCGGACAGCTACAAGATTCTGATTGCCGACGACAATCAAGCCAATGTTGAACTCTTGGAGGCCTATTTGGCCGGCGTCGACTGCGATACGGAAATCGCCGTTAACGGACAAGATACGCTCGATAAAGTCGCCAGCTTCCAGCCTGATTTGATCTTGTTGGACGTCATGATGCCAAAGCTCAGCGGGTTTGAGGTTTGCAAGCAGCTGAAGGCCGACCCGTCGACCAAAGGCATTATGATACTTATGGTTACGGCGCTGAACGAACTGGGCGACATCGAACGCGCCGTTGCGGCCGGTACCGACGATTTCCTCTCGAAACCGGTCAATCGCATCGAACTGACCAAGCGTGTCGAGAACATGCTGCGACTAAAGAACGTTGAGAACGAGAACGAACGGCTTCGCCAGTACATCGAGCAGATGGAAAACAGCCGGAGCTAA
- a CDS encoding DUF2617 family protein: MLSIRPRVAELAFQLYTRPLHPELFEAFQTRTVERGGYTLKMDITNCGHVLTWRHEGLTLTEVCTSAHQELPTKRRIMAYQIKGRRTDQFECHGIRYQTTFQLEAVSTKLFRLCQRELCNDDRKVGLVHEFDSSGRMNMGAVSYMNAETRNRSVFIQAFHTFPDDQAIVKTETYFRLPG; encoded by the coding sequence TTGCTTTCGATCCGTCCAAGAGTTGCTGAGCTGGCCTTTCAGCTTTACACGCGGCCACTTCACCCCGAACTGTTTGAAGCGTTTCAAACGCGAACGGTCGAGCGGGGAGGGTACACTCTCAAGATGGATATCACCAACTGCGGCCACGTTCTCACGTGGCGGCACGAAGGCCTCACGCTGACCGAAGTCTGCACTTCGGCCCATCAGGAACTGCCGACCAAGCGGCGGATCATGGCCTATCAAATCAAAGGGCGACGCACCGATCAGTTCGAGTGCCACGGCATTCGCTATCAAACCACGTTTCAGTTAGAAGCTGTATCAACCAAGCTCTTCCGCTTGTGCCAACGCGAGCTGTGCAACGACGACCGCAAGGTCGGACTGGTACACGAATTCGATTCCAGCGGCCGCATGAACATGGGGGCCGTCAGCTACATGAACGCCGAGACCCGCAACCGCAGTGTCTTCATCCAAGCGTTCCACACTTTCCCCGACGACCAGGCTATCGTCAAAACGGAAACGTATTTCCGTTTGCCTGGGTAG